Proteins encoded together in one Salarchaeum sp. JOR-1 window:
- a CDS encoding beta-ribofuranosylaminobenzene 5'-phosphate synthase family protein, with the protein MAVRVSAPARLHFGFCNLSLAHERLYGSLGVALAEPRTVVTAEPADRVVCDHPTAREYAERVVSLFDVQGARVTVESELPRHVGLGSGTQLALAVLAAIARAHDREPRVRERAPALGRGGRSGVGVAGFEAGGFVLDAGHPTERFTVDAPDRGSWTVPAVAAREPVPDDWRFVLALPDADPGRHGDAEETSMRTVVEDADPGVADAIAGLVVRRVLPAAAEGDWGRFGRAVAELGRLNGKWYADEQGGVYRPPAGAVVDSLRASPAVSGAGQSSWGPAVYAVTDATHAAEARLAARNALDDAGCDGRVRVVRPDNAGARVEPNPNS; encoded by the coding sequence ATGGCCGTTCGCGTCTCCGCGCCCGCCCGCCTCCACTTCGGATTCTGCAACCTCTCGCTCGCCCACGAGCGCCTCTACGGGAGCCTCGGCGTCGCGCTCGCCGAACCCCGCACCGTCGTCACCGCCGAACCCGCGGACCGCGTCGTCTGCGACCACCCGACCGCTCGCGAGTACGCAGAGCGCGTCGTCTCCCTCTTCGACGTGCAGGGAGCGCGGGTGACCGTGGAGTCCGAGTTGCCGCGGCACGTCGGCCTCGGGAGCGGCACCCAGCTCGCACTCGCCGTCCTCGCCGCGATAGCGCGCGCGCACGACCGCGAGCCACGCGTCAGGGAGCGCGCCCCCGCACTCGGCCGCGGCGGACGGTCCGGCGTCGGCGTCGCCGGGTTCGAGGCCGGGGGGTTCGTGCTTGACGCCGGCCACCCGACGGAGCGGTTCACGGTCGACGCGCCGGACCGCGGGTCGTGGACGGTGCCGGCAGTCGCGGCGCGCGAACCGGTTCCCGACGACTGGCGGTTCGTGCTCGCGCTCCCGGACGCGGACCCCGGCCGGCACGGCGACGCGGAGGAGACGAGCATGCGCACCGTCGTCGAGGACGCCGACCCCGGCGTCGCGGACGCCATCGCGGGCCTCGTCGTCCGCCGCGTCCTCCCCGCGGCCGCGGAGGGCGACTGGGGTCGGTTCGGCCGCGCCGTCGCGGAACTCGGCCGGCTGAACGGCAAGTGGTACGCGGACGAACAGGGCGGCGTCTACCGGCCGCCCGCGGGCGCGGTGGTGGACAGCCTCCGTGCGTCGCCCGCCGTCTCCGGCGCGGGCCAGTCCTCGTGGGGGCCGGCGGTGTACGCGGTCACGGACGCGACGCACGCCGCGGAAGCCCGCCTCGCCGCGCGGAACGCGCTCGACGACGCCGGCTGTGACGGTCGCGTGCGCGTCGTCCGTCCCGACAACGCGGGCGCACGCGTCGAACCCAACCCCAACTCGTAA
- a CDS encoding HTR-like protein → MVRIPFGISRLDDQIGGGAPGGSVVLLAGEAGAGAREFLFTSAVMNGLAYNDPDLFDLHYGEIGSAAELPADVHYVSFTASGDELHREVSLTMDDDIVDAGLQSVRFKDLSPEFFQLSPVPREWYVGQTRSITDLGKETDRRSVIEAFADYLDANARNSLVVVDSLTDLVSAQAGALQFSDIVYALKGLRKAARSWNGLILLHVSQEALTEVELGDLVTSVDGTIQFEWETGGNERVRTMFVREFRGVLSQLEDEDIIRFETEIHEAGFDVSNVRKIR, encoded by the coding sequence ATGGTTCGGATTCCGTTCGGTATCTCCCGGCTGGACGACCAGATCGGGGGCGGTGCGCCCGGCGGGAGCGTCGTCCTGCTCGCGGGCGAGGCCGGTGCCGGCGCACGCGAGTTCCTGTTCACGAGCGCCGTGATGAACGGGCTTGCGTACAACGACCCCGACCTCTTCGACCTCCACTACGGCGAGATCGGGTCGGCGGCCGAACTCCCCGCGGACGTCCACTACGTCTCCTTCACTGCGAGCGGGGACGAACTCCACCGCGAGGTGTCGCTGACGATGGACGACGACATCGTCGACGCCGGCCTGCAGTCGGTTCGGTTCAAAGACCTCTCCCCCGAGTTCTTCCAGTTGAGTCCGGTGCCCCGCGAGTGGTACGTCGGGCAGACCCGGTCGATCACCGACCTCGGCAAGGAGACCGACCGTCGGAGCGTCATCGAGGCGTTCGCGGACTACCTCGACGCGAACGCGCGGAACAGCCTCGTGGTCGTGGACTCCCTCACCGACCTCGTGAGCGCGCAGGCGGGCGCCCTCCAGTTCAGCGACATCGTGTACGCGCTCAAGGGGCTGCGGAAGGCGGCGCGGTCGTGGAACGGCCTCATCCTCCTCCACGTGAGTCAGGAGGCGCTGACGGAGGTGGAACTCGGCGACCTCGTGACGAGCGTGGACGGCACCATCCAGTTCGAGTGGGAGACCGGCGGAAACGAGCGCGTGCGGACGATGTTCGTCCGGGAGTTCCGGGGCGTGTTGTCCCAGCTGGAGGACGAGGACATCATTCGCTTCGAGACGGAGATCCACGAGGCCGGATTCGACGTGAGTAACGTCCGCAAGATTCGTTAA
- a CDS encoding ZIP family metal transporter, whose translation MSSGAFSNHNYRPAVVVGALSVLAFLAASAYAVTAESYKLLGISWVAFLGMLGFAAVGYRKPAGNPTALVWGYGLAAGAMIASAAAFLVPQAIGQHPKFGGFGIAAGVLAGFAAHTVGHELTHRDLPLDTTTAQIAAHALSAGAIIGIVYGSMPDLGLLLGLAIVSHKGPAGYAAAGRLRRNDRPLSMLLLPASGVGLAAIAASALQIPASPEFRGVVFGFAAGIFLHIAMDFLPRCEVGSEIHDAADLDEHAHHALDRLRKHAVVSVLAGSSAVFAAWLLVA comes from the coding sequence ATGAGTTCCGGAGCCTTCTCGAATCACAACTATCGCCCGGCGGTCGTGGTCGGCGCACTCAGCGTCCTCGCGTTCCTCGCCGCCTCCGCGTACGCCGTCACCGCCGAATCGTACAAGCTCCTCGGCATCTCCTGGGTGGCCTTCCTCGGCATGCTCGGGTTCGCCGCCGTCGGCTACCGCAAGCCCGCCGGCAACCCCACCGCGCTCGTCTGGGGGTACGGCCTCGCCGCCGGCGCGATGATAGCCAGCGCCGCCGCCTTCCTCGTCCCGCAAGCCATCGGCCAGCACCCCAAGTTCGGCGGGTTCGGCATCGCCGCCGGCGTCCTCGCCGGGTTCGCCGCGCACACCGTCGGCCACGAACTCACCCACCGCGACCTCCCGCTCGACACGACCACCGCGCAGATCGCCGCGCACGCGCTCTCCGCCGGCGCAATCATCGGCATCGTCTACGGGTCGATGCCCGACCTCGGACTGCTCCTCGGCCTCGCCATCGTCTCCCACAAGGGCCCCGCCGGCTACGCCGCCGCCGGCCGCCTCCGACGCAACGACCGCCCCCTCAGCATGCTCCTCCTCCCCGCCTCCGGCGTCGGGCTCGCCGCTATCGCCGCCAGCGCGCTCCAGATACCCGCCAGCCCCGAGTTCAGGGGTGTCGTCTTCGGGTTCGCCGCCGGCATCTTCCTCCACATCGCCATGGACTTCCTCCCCCGCTGTGAGGTCGGGAGCGAAATCCACGACGCCGCCGACCTCGACGAGCACGCCCACCACGCCCTCGACCGCCTCCGCAAACACGCCGTCGTGAGCGTGCTCGCCGGGAGCAGCGCCGTGTTCGCCGCCTGGCTCCTCGTCGCCTAA
- a CDS encoding transcription factor S, with the protein MQFCDECGSMMRKEDGVMVCSSCGYSEAQDEDLAEAFVSTDAQDTSDVVESDPESGDEGKPTAEVECDACGNGTAWYTIKQTGSADEPPTRFFKCTECGHRWRSYS; encoded by the coding sequence ATGCAATTCTGCGACGAGTGCGGGTCGATGATGCGAAAGGAGGACGGCGTCATGGTGTGCTCCTCGTGCGGCTACAGCGAGGCGCAGGACGAGGATCTCGCGGAGGCGTTCGTCTCCACGGACGCCCAGGACACCTCCGACGTCGTCGAGTCCGACCCCGAGAGCGGCGACGAAGGGAAGCCCACGGCGGAGGTCGAGTGCGACGCCTGCGGGAACGGCACGGCGTGGTACACGATCAAGCAGACCGGGTCGGCGGACGAACCGCCGACGCGCTTCTTCAAGTGTACGGAGTGCGGACACCGCTGGCGGAGTTACAGTTAG
- a CDS encoding NAD(P)/FAD-dependent oxidoreductase, whose protein sequence is MSSPTSAVVVGGGFGGLSTACYLADAGVDVTLLEKNDQLGGRASVLETDGFRFDMGPSWYLMPDVFESFFADFGHAPEDFYALQPLDPHYRIFFKDGDRVDMTGDLDHVRSVFESYESGAGDAFEDYLAKSERNYDVGMEHFVYEDRPRLRDYLSLDVARNARGLSLLGSMEDHVENYFENEKLKQIVQYSLVFLGGSPSNTPALYNLMTHVDFNLGVHYPEGGMRGVVDGIVTLADDLGVTFHTGAAVERIQPREPGFTVATADAEYEADVVVSDADYAHTEQELLPAQYRQFDEAYWESRTYAPSAFLLYLGVEGDVDPLAHHTLVLPTDWDEHFAEIFDDPVYPDDPAYYVCVPSDTDDTVAPDGHSNLFVLVPIAPGLDDTPEIRAEYRDLVLDDLAENTGVDVRDRIVVEESFSVNDFAERYNSYQGTALGMAHTLTQTALFRPPHASESCDGLYFTGANTTPGIGVPMCLISGELTADYVL, encoded by the coding sequence ATGAGTTCACCCACGTCCGCCGTCGTCGTCGGCGGCGGGTTCGGCGGCCTCTCGACTGCCTGCTACCTCGCGGACGCGGGCGTCGACGTGACGCTCCTGGAGAAGAACGACCAGCTCGGCGGCCGCGCGAGCGTCCTCGAAACCGACGGCTTCCGCTTCGACATGGGGCCCTCGTGGTACCTGATGCCGGACGTCTTCGAGTCCTTCTTCGCCGACTTCGGACACGCCCCCGAGGACTTCTACGCCCTCCAGCCCCTCGACCCGCATTACAGGATCTTCTTCAAGGACGGCGACCGCGTGGACATGACGGGCGACCTCGACCACGTTCGCTCCGTCTTCGAGTCCTACGAGTCGGGCGCGGGCGACGCGTTCGAGGACTACCTCGCGAAGAGCGAGCGCAACTACGACGTGGGCATGGAGCACTTCGTCTACGAGGACCGCCCCCGCCTCCGCGACTACCTCTCGCTCGACGTCGCCCGGAACGCCCGCGGCCTCAGCCTCCTCGGGTCGATGGAAGACCACGTCGAGAACTACTTCGAGAACGAGAAACTCAAGCAGATCGTCCAGTACTCGCTCGTGTTCCTCGGCGGCAGCCCCAGCAACACGCCCGCGCTCTACAACCTCATGACGCACGTCGACTTCAACCTCGGCGTCCACTACCCCGAGGGCGGGATGCGCGGCGTCGTCGACGGCATCGTCACGCTCGCGGACGACCTGGGCGTCACCTTCCACACCGGCGCCGCCGTCGAGCGCATCCAGCCCCGCGAACCCGGGTTCACCGTCGCCACCGCGGACGCCGAGTACGAGGCCGACGTCGTCGTGAGCGACGCCGACTACGCGCACACCGAACAGGAACTCCTGCCCGCCCAGTACCGCCAGTTCGACGAGGCCTACTGGGAGTCCCGAACCTACGCGCCCTCCGCGTTCCTCCTCTACCTCGGCGTCGAGGGCGACGTGGATCCGCTCGCCCACCACACGCTCGTCCTCCCCACCGACTGGGACGAGCACTTCGCGGAGATATTCGACGACCCCGTGTACCCCGACGACCCCGCCTACTACGTCTGCGTCCCCTCCGACACGGACGACACCGTCGCGCCCGACGGCCACAGCAACCTCTTCGTCCTCGTCCCGATCGCCCCCGGCCTCGACGACACCCCTGAGATTCGCGCGGAGTACCGCGACCTCGTGCTCGACGACCTCGCCGAGAACACCGGCGTCGACGTCCGCGACCGCATTGTCGTGGAGGAATCGTTCTCCGTGAACGACTTCGCGGAGCGCTACAACAGCTACCAGGGCACCGCGCTCGGGATGGCGCACACGCTCACTCAGACGGCGCTGTTCCGCCCGCCGCACGCGAGCGAGTCCTGCGACGGCCTCTACTTCACGGGCGCGAACACCACGCCCGGCATCGGCGTGCCGATGTGCCTCATCTCGGGCGAACTCACCGCCGACTACGTGCTGTAG
- a CDS encoding YqjF family protein, producing MRVIDMDWERVCFASWPVNPRLVERSLPDSVDADTYDGQAYLSVVPFLMGRVRPRHAPRRVGLDFAELNLRTYVEHDGDPGIYFYNLDADDPVGIALARRLFSLPYYRADTRVERVPDDGTRFESTRTHGGVPQCAFAATYRPTETPARPDSGSLTEWLVERYRFYTEGRSRLWYGEVEHPPWEVADAEIAFDDNDLFAANGFDHPAGDPHVAYSPGVPVTAHHLRPA from the coding sequence ATGCGCGTCATCGACATGGACTGGGAGCGCGTCTGCTTCGCCAGCTGGCCGGTCAACCCCCGGCTCGTGGAGCGCTCGCTCCCCGACAGCGTCGACGCCGACACCTACGACGGCCAGGCCTACCTCTCCGTCGTCCCCTTCCTGATGGGCCGCGTCCGCCCCCGCCACGCCCCGCGCCGCGTCGGATTGGACTTCGCGGAACTCAACCTCCGCACGTACGTCGAACACGACGGCGACCCCGGCATCTACTTCTACAACCTCGACGCCGACGACCCCGTCGGCATCGCGCTCGCCCGTCGCCTGTTCAGCCTCCCCTACTACCGCGCCGACACCCGCGTCGAGCGCGTGCCCGACGACGGCACCCGCTTCGAGTCCACCCGCACCCACGGCGGCGTCCCCCAGTGTGCGTTCGCCGCGACCTACCGCCCCACCGAGACCCCCGCGAGGCCCGACTCCGGGAGTCTCACCGAGTGGCTCGTCGAACGCTACCGGTTCTACACGGAGGGCCGCAGTCGCCTCTGGTACGGCGAGGTGGAACACCCGCCCTGGGAAGTGGCCGACGCCGAAATCGCGTTCGACGACAACGACCTCTTCGCCGCGAACGGCTTCGACCACCCCGCGGGCGACCCGCACGTCGCGTACAGCCCCGGCGTCCCCGTCACCGCCCACCACCTCCGCCCCGCCTGA